In Rahnella aquatilis CIP 78.65 = ATCC 33071, one DNA window encodes the following:
- the hflK gene encoding FtsH protease activity modulator HflK — MAWNQPGNNGQDRDPWGSSNNNSGNSGGNSGGNNDNKGGRNQGPPDLDDIFRKLSKKLGGFGGKGSGNNNNSNNGAPTGSGHGMSGSRIAGIAVAAVVVIWAATGFYTIKEAERGVVTRFGKFSHLVEPGLNWKPTFIDQVRAVNVEAVRELAASGVMLTSDENVVRVEMNVQYRVTDPEAYLFSVANPDDSLSQATDSALRGVIGKYTMDKILTEGRTTVRSDTQRVLEETIRPYKMGITIQDVNFQTARPPEEVKASFDNAIAAREREQQSIREAEAYANQIQPLANGEAQRLLEDAKAYKDRTVLEAQGEVARFSKLLPEYKAAPEITRERLYIETMEKVLSHTRKVLVSDKGNNLMVLPLDQMLRGNNAAANDTSKNDDTGLLPSVPGLTSSNSKSSADNSSSRSSGSVMDQRRANAQRDDTLRVGRE, encoded by the coding sequence ATGGCGTGGAATCAGCCCGGTAATAACGGACAGGACCGCGACCCCTGGGGCAGCAGCAATAATAACAGCGGCAACTCTGGTGGAAATTCTGGTGGGAATAACGACAACAAAGGCGGCCGCAATCAGGGGCCACCTGATCTGGATGATATCTTCCGTAAGCTCAGCAAAAAGCTGGGGGGCTTCGGTGGAAAGGGTTCAGGCAACAACAATAACAGCAACAATGGTGCGCCAACGGGTTCCGGTCACGGAATGAGTGGCAGCCGGATTGCCGGCATTGCGGTCGCCGCAGTGGTGGTTATCTGGGCGGCGACAGGTTTCTATACCATTAAAGAAGCCGAGCGTGGCGTTGTGACCCGTTTTGGTAAGTTCAGCCATCTGGTTGAGCCTGGCCTGAACTGGAAACCGACCTTTATCGATCAGGTTCGCGCCGTCAACGTCGAAGCGGTACGTGAGCTGGCCGCGTCTGGGGTAATGCTGACGTCTGATGAAAACGTTGTGCGCGTTGAAATGAACGTGCAGTACCGCGTAACAGATCCTGAAGCCTATCTGTTCAGCGTCGCCAACCCTGACGACAGCCTGAGCCAGGCAACGGACAGCGCGTTGCGTGGCGTTATCGGCAAATACACGATGGACAAAATCCTGACTGAAGGCCGTACCACCGTGCGTAGCGATACTCAACGTGTACTGGAAGAAACCATTCGTCCGTACAAAATGGGTATTACCATTCAGGACGTCAACTTCCAGACTGCGCGTCCGCCGGAAGAAGTGAAAGCTTCCTTCGATAACGCGATCGCCGCCCGTGAAAGAGAGCAACAGTCTATTCGTGAAGCAGAAGCTTACGCGAACCAGATTCAGCCTCTGGCAAACGGTGAAGCACAGCGCTTACTGGAAGATGCTAAAGCCTATAAAGATCGTACGGTTCTGGAAGCACAGGGTGAAGTGGCCCGCTTCTCCAAACTGTTACCTGAATATAAAGCCGCGCCGGAAATTACCCGCGAGCGTCTGTATATCGAAACCATGGAAAAAGTCCTCAGCCACACGCGTAAAGTGCTGGTGAGTGATAAAGGTAATAACCTGATGGTCTTGCCGCTGGATCAAATGCTGCGCGGAAATAATGCAGCGGCCAACGACACCAGCAAAAATGATGACACAGGTTTGTTGCCTTCCGTCCCTGGTTTAACCAGCAGTAACAGCAAAAGCAGTGCCGATAACAGCAGTTCCCGTTCGTCTGGCAGTGTC